The Natronoglycomyces albus genome has a segment encoding these proteins:
- a CDS encoding J domain-containing protein — protein sequence MSEPDHYRTLHITPEADPKTIRSAYLRRLHETHPDAGGTTTEFHAVQTAWETLSNPSHRREYDLAQYGKRAARRYGKTHTRSKHRRPHSWRINPTTKQPPTNNPTTTELIALPWHARIHKNRLTHTPSLLTRTSLAAGAILTWIATAILYTHTLLTHTHGALLHATAIPLLSTTAILITYASTRPATPKTPKTGPILTGLATLTMLYLTSASPIGITFTLHALACLAVPWTIRRLRLTIQLRATIKPALTQYNAFAPPGQQPRADRATGALLRELLTHIPSARLFAAVPTTTGHHADYLILAGNRAAIIASPIPRHPHDATPETLPDIINELRHTLPDTHIRGWIIWPTLPDDRIISTETTISHLPTNQAASDIGTWLTPQAHHLHLPTLRRLRDRLTAIQLTPTQPDTSPV from the coding sequence GTGAGCGAACCCGACCACTACCGCACACTTCACATCACACCCGAAGCGGACCCCAAAACCATCCGCAGCGCATACCTGCGCCGCCTCCACGAAACCCACCCCGACGCCGGAGGCACCACCACCGAATTCCACGCCGTCCAAACCGCCTGGGAAACCCTCTCCAACCCCAGCCACCGACGCGAATACGACCTCGCCCAATACGGCAAACGCGCCGCCCGCCGCTACGGCAAAACCCACACCCGCTCAAAACACCGCCGCCCCCACTCCTGGCGCATCAACCCCACCACCAAACAACCCCCCACCAACAACCCCACCACCACCGAACTCATCGCCCTACCCTGGCACGCCCGCATACACAAAAACCGCCTCACCCACACCCCCTCACTCCTCACCCGCACCAGCCTCGCCGCAGGCGCCATCCTCACCTGGATCGCCACCGCCATCCTCTACACCCACACCCTCCTCACCCACACCCACGGCGCCCTCCTCCACGCCACCGCCATCCCCCTCCTCTCCACCACCGCCATCCTCATCACCTACGCATCCACCCGCCCCGCCACCCCCAAAACCCCCAAAACCGGCCCCATCCTCACCGGCCTAGCCACCCTCACCATGCTCTACCTCACCTCCGCCTCCCCCATCGGCATCACCTTCACCCTCCACGCCCTCGCCTGCCTAGCCGTCCCCTGGACCATCCGCCGACTCCGCCTCACCATCCAACTACGCGCCACCATCAAACCCGCACTCACCCAATACAACGCCTTCGCCCCACCAGGCCAACAACCCCGCGCCGACCGCGCCACCGGCGCCCTCCTCCGCGAACTCCTCACCCACATCCCCTCCGCCCGACTCTTCGCCGCCGTACCCACCACCACCGGACACCACGCCGACTACCTCATCCTCGCCGGCAACCGCGCCGCCATCATCGCCTCACCCATCCCCCGCCACCCCCACGACGCCACACCCGAAACCCTCCCCGACATCATCAACGAACTACGCCACACCCTCCCCGACACCCACATCCGCGGCTGGATCATCTGGCCCACCCTCCCCGACGACCGCATCATCAGCACCGAAACCACCATCAGCCACCTCCCCACCAACCAAGCCGCCTCCGACATCGGAACCTGGCTCACCCCCCAAGCCCACCACCTCCACCTCCCCACCCTCCGCCGCCTCCGCGACCGCCTCACCGCCATCCAACTCACCCCCACCCAACCCGACACCAGCCCCGTCTAA
- a CDS encoding dynamin family protein, with protein MSTASAHGSDITHLCRKAAQAARQSLRTIDPTAAASIDQLAQSTHGEASIVVVGETKRGKSSLINALLAAPGLSPVDVRTATSTYIEFVHGPTLAAQAWQPGHDQPIAVPIEDIPNWASALGQLPEGIAPPRRMRISHPAGLLKHIRLIDTPGTGGLDPDHAHIALEAAASATCLLMVTDASTPMTATELAFLVEASRRVNHVVFATTKIDAYPGWHTIATENKNLLAAHASRFRTAAHYPVSALLAQQAHHYEGDLKHTLITQSGLGELQRALLAAASASTALAEANVVRAARSEFARLATEAGEEMADWDPDPEVVSRLREEKKLLAQRKNSESRSANLALRTETARARLEVGSRLKGHLKELEESLLTDTERASKSDLEALPQKLDVALQVISSRLSQELHERFMLLAHRVLSELLTESELDRATRSIHTQLTATSPSRRRREANADSALLIASTAGVAFLAGRAATAGAGALGLGALGTVATAALSATGIGIGVAAGAFLLYRRKITGDRQAAARWVRDVLVDARIALQEEVAYRFTEIEYVFTTALDEALRRRGEAIDARISTAEAAAVADKDLRAKKKDQLKRRRDAMSQKVRQLDEVLAKTRTITPQGAFHG; from the coding sequence ATGAGTACCGCCTCCGCACACGGCAGCGACATCACGCACTTGTGCCGTAAGGCCGCTCAAGCGGCTCGGCAAAGCCTGCGCACTATCGATCCCACTGCCGCGGCCAGCATCGACCAGTTGGCCCAATCCACCCACGGTGAGGCATCCATCGTCGTGGTCGGCGAAACCAAACGCGGCAAATCCTCCCTCATCAACGCCCTGTTGGCCGCGCCGGGACTCTCCCCGGTCGATGTTCGCACCGCCACCTCCACCTACATCGAATTCGTCCATGGCCCCACCCTGGCAGCCCAAGCTTGGCAACCTGGACACGATCAGCCCATCGCTGTGCCGATCGAGGACATCCCCAACTGGGCCTCGGCGCTGGGACAACTACCCGAGGGCATCGCGCCCCCACGCCGCATGCGTATCAGTCACCCCGCTGGGCTGCTCAAACACATCCGACTCATCGACACCCCCGGCACTGGCGGGCTGGACCCCGACCACGCCCACATCGCTCTCGAAGCCGCCGCCAGCGCCACCTGTCTGCTCATGGTCACCGACGCTTCCACTCCCATGACCGCCACTGAACTGGCCTTCCTGGTCGAGGCTTCCCGCCGGGTCAATCACGTCGTCTTCGCTACCACCAAGATCGACGCCTACCCTGGATGGCACACCATCGCCACCGAAAACAAGAACCTCCTGGCCGCTCACGCCTCCCGCTTCCGCACTGCTGCTCATTACCCGGTCTCGGCTCTTTTGGCTCAACAGGCCCACCATTACGAGGGCGACCTCAAGCACACCCTCATCACCCAGTCGGGCTTGGGTGAACTGCAAAGGGCGCTGTTGGCGGCCGCTTCGGCCTCCACTGCGTTGGCTGAGGCTAACGTGGTGCGGGCGGCTCGTTCTGAGTTCGCGCGTTTGGCTACCGAGGCTGGGGAGGAGATGGCCGATTGGGATCCCGATCCTGAGGTGGTGAGTCGTCTGCGTGAAGAGAAGAAGCTGTTGGCTCAGCGTAAGAACAGCGAAAGTCGCAGCGCGAACTTGGCTTTGCGTACTGAGACGGCTCGTGCTCGTCTTGAGGTTGGTTCTCGGTTGAAGGGTCATCTCAAGGAGCTCGAAGAGTCTTTGTTGACCGATACTGAACGTGCCTCGAAGAGTGATCTCGAGGCTCTTCCGCAGAAGCTTGATGTTGCTCTTCAGGTTATCTCTTCGCGTTTGTCTCAGGAGTTGCACGAGAGGTTTATGCTGCTGGCTCATCGGGTGTTGTCTGAGTTGTTGACTGAATCGGAGCTTGATAGGGCGACCCGTTCTATTCACACGCAGCTGACCGCGACTTCTCCGAGTAGGCGCCGCAGGGAGGCCAACGCCGATTCGGCTCTCTTGATTGCCTCCACCGCTGGGGTGGCTTTCCTGGCTGGTCGGGCCGCCACCGCTGGGGCTGGGGCTTTGGGGTTGGGGGCCCTGGGTACGGTGGCCACCGCCGCGCTGTCGGCCACTGGTATCGGTATTGGGGTCGCCGCTGGGGCGTTTTTGTTGTATCGGCGCAAGATCACCGGTGACCGGCAGGCCGCGGCCCGGTGGGTTCGCGATGTTCTCGTCGATGCTCGTATTGCGCTGCAAGAGGAGGTGGCCTATCGGTTTACCGAGATCGAGTACGTCTTTACCACTGCTTTGGATGAGGCTTTGCGACGTCGTGGTGAGGCCATCGATGCCCGTATCAGCACCGCCGAGGCCGCCGCTGTTGCTGACAAGGACCTTCGCGCTAAGAAAAAGGATCAGCTCAAGCGTCGCCGTGATGCCATGAGTCAAAAAGTTCGCCAGCTGGACGAAGTTCTGGCCAAGACCCGCACCATCACTCCCCAAGGGGCCTTCCATGGATGA